The following proteins are co-located in the Mycolicibacterium goodii genome:
- a CDS encoding nuclear transport factor 2 family protein has translation MTIEQSKTAAAEANRVDQLLAKREIHDVLLAYLRGADRLDADLIEFAYHPDAVDDHGGYEFRGRGIGKALVPLLRDMFTSTFHFLGNHHIELDGTVAYSEAYVLGYYTAVDDKGDYLLIRALRYIDEFSLRDGRWKIARRRIIREWDRIDRNQERPEDRPYQVAKRNRHDISYERGVSS, from the coding sequence GTGACCATCGAACAGTCGAAAACGGCCGCCGCCGAGGCCAACCGCGTCGACCAGCTCTTGGCGAAGCGCGAGATTCATGACGTCTTGCTCGCCTATCTCAGAGGAGCGGACAGACTCGACGCGGATCTCATCGAGTTCGCGTACCACCCGGACGCCGTCGACGATCACGGTGGATATGAGTTCCGGGGCAGAGGAATCGGTAAGGCTCTCGTCCCTCTGCTGCGGGATATGTTCACCTCCACATTTCACTTTCTCGGGAACCACCACATCGAACTCGATGGCACCGTCGCGTACTCCGAAGCGTATGTGCTCGGTTACTACACCGCAGTCGACGACAAGGGCGACTACCTGCTGATCCGGGCACTGCGTTACATCGACGAGTTCAGCCTGCGCGATGGCCGGTGGAAGATCGCACGTCGGAGGATCATCCGGGAGTGGGATCGCATCGACAGGAATCAAGAGCGACCAGAAGACAGGCCCTATCAGGTTGCGAAGCGCAACCGGCATGACATCTCCTACGAACGTGGTGTCTCGTCATGA
- a CDS encoding FAD-dependent oxidoreductase, translating into MPHRVTATQQQYTTLLSPFQLGSIELKNRVVMLPMGARQSRDGLASDADVAWLEERARGGVGLIITGGQLASPTAVVPSNADGAPGNVYRLMEAFRPEGVDAARRLVTAVHSHGTRIIGQLVHQGRDNSFQPGISSAAPIMAPSPIRTPGASDTPHELSCHEIEQLVTDFGISARNLQEAGYDGVELHGAHGYLIAQFLSPLANARTDRYGLQTIDNRTRFLRDIIAEVRRVCGRAMVLGVRLSADEEIPGGIDIATTKEIVGRIEQDGLIDYVSISRATRGNYVKDSSVAFGAARESAAAVRRSTELPVIAASRITTPALAEQILRDGDADLVGLGRALIADPTFVLKASGEIPGAIRPCIAFVQDCRQSVGGVLCGVNASASRERQWSAHSANRVAPRRIAVVGGGPGGLEAARLAAEAGHRVALWESSDNLGGQVLRAASAPHRGELKGLVEFQASEIHRLGVEVLSGTTATTADIASFDPDLTIVATGSRPHTPIYPKAGIPVVSTWAVHDGVATDLARVLVVDDGTGFWPVAGAAEILAARGAHVELVGPAGAILQNIPAESAPGLHRRLRTAGVTYSPFTTLADVDGEHALLRDSVTGETRRVAYTLVVVQSAQLAVPFDALPETVKSISIGDCVAPRRISHAILEANKAIRSMAVQGAGVAG; encoded by the coding sequence ATGCCACATCGAGTCACCGCTACCCAGCAGCAGTACACCACATTGTTGAGTCCGTTCCAGCTCGGCTCCATCGAACTCAAGAACCGAGTTGTGATGTTGCCCATGGGTGCACGCCAGAGCCGTGACGGCCTCGCGTCCGACGCCGATGTCGCGTGGCTCGAGGAAAGGGCGAGGGGTGGCGTCGGGCTGATCATCACCGGCGGCCAGTTGGCCAGCCCCACCGCCGTTGTTCCCAGCAATGCCGACGGTGCCCCCGGTAACGTGTACCGGCTCATGGAAGCCTTCCGGCCCGAGGGCGTCGACGCCGCGCGCCGACTGGTCACCGCCGTCCATTCACACGGGACGCGAATCATCGGACAACTCGTGCACCAGGGGCGTGACAACTCCTTCCAGCCCGGGATCTCCTCTGCCGCACCGATCATGGCGCCGTCGCCGATCCGGACCCCTGGCGCCTCCGACACGCCACACGAACTCAGCTGCCACGAGATCGAGCAACTTGTCACGGACTTCGGAATCTCCGCGCGCAACCTGCAGGAGGCAGGTTACGACGGGGTGGAGCTCCACGGCGCCCACGGGTACCTCATCGCGCAATTCCTGTCCCCCCTGGCCAACGCTCGTACGGACCGGTACGGCCTTCAAACGATCGACAACAGAACCCGTTTCCTGCGGGACATCATCGCCGAGGTGCGGCGCGTCTGCGGACGTGCCATGGTGCTCGGTGTCCGCCTCTCCGCCGACGAAGAAATCCCCGGCGGAATTGACATCGCAACGACGAAGGAGATAGTCGGACGGATCGAGCAGGACGGTCTGATCGATTACGTCTCGATCTCTCGTGCCACGCGGGGAAACTACGTCAAGGACTCCAGTGTCGCCTTCGGGGCGGCACGGGAGTCGGCGGCCGCGGTGAGAAGGAGCACGGAACTGCCCGTGATCGCGGCCAGCCGAATCACCACCCCGGCCCTCGCAGAACAGATCCTGCGAGACGGTGACGCCGACCTGGTCGGACTCGGCCGTGCATTGATCGCTGACCCGACCTTCGTCCTCAAGGCCAGCGGCGAGATTCCTGGCGCCATCCGGCCGTGTATCGCCTTCGTTCAAGACTGCAGGCAGTCAGTCGGTGGGGTGCTCTGCGGAGTCAACGCCAGTGCCAGCCGCGAACGTCAGTGGTCAGCGCACAGCGCGAACCGGGTGGCACCACGGCGGATAGCCGTCGTCGGTGGCGGGCCAGGTGGTCTGGAGGCGGCCAGGCTGGCCGCCGAGGCAGGCCACCGCGTGGCGCTCTGGGAATCGAGCGACAACCTGGGCGGTCAAGTGCTGCGCGCTGCGTCGGCACCCCATCGTGGCGAACTCAAAGGGCTTGTCGAATTCCAAGCCAGTGAGATTCACCGGTTGGGTGTAGAGGTCTTGTCGGGGACCACGGCGACAACCGCCGACATCGCTTCCTTCGATCCGGACCTGACCATCGTCGCCACCGGATCTCGTCCGCATACTCCCATCTACCCGAAGGCCGGCATTCCGGTCGTCAGTACATGGGCGGTGCACGACGGCGTTGCGACCGACCTTGCCCGCGTTCTCGTCGTCGACGACGGCACCGGCTTCTGGCCCGTGGCTGGAGCCGCGGAGATACTGGCCGCCCGGGGAGCACATGTCGAACTCGTCGGGCCGGCCGGGGCGATCCTGCAGAACATCCCGGCGGAGAGCGCACCCGGTCTGCACCGGCGATTGCGCACGGCCGGGGTCACCTACTCGCCGTTCACCACGCTCGCCGATGTCGACGGCGAGCACGCACTGCTGCGCGACAGCGTGACCGGCGAGACCCGCAGAGTGGCATACACGCTCGTCGTCGTGCAGAGCGCACAGCTGGCAGTGCCGTTCGACGCACTTCCCGAAACGGTGAAGTCCATTTCCATCGGCGACTGTGTCGCTCCCCGCAGGATCTCGCACGCAATCTTGGAGGCGAACAAGGCAATCCGTTCGATGGCGGTGCAAGGTGCCGGGGTCGCCGGCTGA
- a CDS encoding LLM class flavin-dependent oxidoreductase → MRIVDLADELGFDNLWTTEHHVTPYGMIPNPLTFLSFVAGRTQNLGVGTSVMVLPWWQQPLRAAEEIAMVDTFLRGRELTIGVGRGIAKSEYDALGVDRSQGRERFREALDIIRLALREESFSYDGEHYQVSQTSMRPRPVHADRIIDNMVGAFTSGDSLQMMADAGLGMMFTGGKPLEACAEDVALFNAARRQRGLEPTKPIVVNFTLCTDSKTNADIGRKSFSRLSAEIGWHYKMGDAAQFEGVKGYESYLQQAKEAAGKSITAFGRVDDLVLAGNPDEIIARLQPLLTSLAAKEVQFQFLFADIPLDLAESSIKLFAKEVMPMVKELEVPLSEELSGMSVV, encoded by the coding sequence TTGCGCATCGTCGACCTCGCTGACGAACTGGGTTTCGACAACCTCTGGACGACGGAGCATCACGTCACGCCGTACGGCATGATCCCGAATCCCCTGACATTCCTGTCCTTTGTCGCCGGGAGGACCCAGAACCTCGGTGTCGGCACTTCTGTGATGGTGCTGCCGTGGTGGCAGCAGCCTCTGCGGGCCGCTGAGGAGATCGCGATGGTCGACACCTTCCTCCGTGGTCGCGAGCTCACGATCGGGGTCGGCCGCGGAATCGCCAAGAGCGAGTACGATGCTCTCGGCGTCGACCGCTCCCAGGGACGCGAGAGGTTCCGCGAGGCACTCGACATCATCCGCCTTGCCCTTCGGGAGGAGAGCTTCTCCTACGACGGCGAGCACTATCAGGTCTCGCAGACTTCGATGCGGCCCCGTCCGGTGCACGCGGACCGCATCATCGACAATATGGTCGGCGCGTTCACCAGCGGTGATTCTCTGCAGATGATGGCGGATGCCGGCCTGGGCATGATGTTCACGGGTGGAAAGCCGCTGGAGGCCTGCGCCGAGGACGTCGCGCTGTTCAACGCCGCGCGGCGGCAGCGAGGTCTGGAACCGACAAAACCCATCGTCGTCAACTTCACGCTGTGTACGGATTCGAAGACTAACGCCGATATCGGCCGGAAGTCGTTCTCACGGTTGTCTGCTGAGATCGGCTGGCACTACAAGATGGGTGACGCGGCTCAGTTCGAAGGAGTCAAGGGCTACGAATCCTATCTCCAGCAGGCCAAAGAAGCTGCAGGTAAATCGATCACAGCTTTCGGGCGAGTCGATGACCTGGTGCTCGCGGGCAATCCGGACGAAATCATCGCCCGCTTGCAGCCGCTCCTGACGTCGTTGGCGGCCAAGGAGGTTCAGTTCCAGTTCCTTTTCGCCGACATCCCACTGGACCTCGCGGAGTCCAGCATCAAGCTCTTCGCCAAGGAGGTCATGCCGATGGTCAAGGAACTCGAGGTGCCCCTCAGCGAGGAGCTTTCCGGAATGTCCGTCGTCTGA